A genomic stretch from Gemmatimonadaceae bacterium includes:
- the rimP gene encoding ribosome maturation factor RimP: MSRATIAADGNVGMPPTFFCFVKVARKNMSEAPQDIVVSELAPLGLELFELRTGGTKNRPVLDVRIERKDGEKITVDDCARASRAIEAKLDAGNAVGTRYVLEVSSPGVERPLRNAADWGKFVGRDAVVTTDSIEGAAGLSSKEVRIARVEGDPGAEIVIVEDASGAAHRVPLAAVRKARLAFNWKR, from the coding sequence ATGAGTCGCGCGACGATCGCCGCGGACGGAAATGTGGGGATGCCCCCCACATTTTTTTGTTTCGTGAAGGTGGCTCGAAAGAACATGAGCGAAGCGCCACAAGACATTGTCGTTTCAGAACTTGCCCCGCTTGGACTGGAGCTTTTTGAACTCCGGACTGGGGGCACGAAAAACCGGCCTGTCCTCGATGTTCGCATCGAGCGAAAGGACGGCGAGAAGATCACTGTTGACGATTGCGCACGGGCATCACGCGCGATCGAGGCGAAGCTGGATGCGGGGAACGCCGTGGGCACGAGATATGTCCTCGAGGTCTCCTCGCCCGGGGTCGAAAGACCTCTCCGGAATGCCGCCGACTGGGGGAAGTTCGTGGGCCGCGATGCGGTTGTCACGACTGACTCCATCGAAGGCGCCGCGGGACTGAGCTCGAAAGAGGTTCGCATTGCCAGGGTCGAAGGGGATCCGGGCGCAGAAATTGTCATTGTCGAAGACGCGTCGGGCGCTGCCCATCGTGTTCCGCTTGCCGCGGTCAGAAAGGCGCGGCTGGCATTCAACTGGAAAAGGTAA
- the murA gene encoding UDP-N-acetylglucosamine 1-carboxyvinyltransferase — MPAVQYIVEGGRTLHGTIRPSGNKNAALPIVAAALISDKPVHLENVPHIRDIETLMELIASVGASVQWTGDNSLRIEAKELTARDLDAGLCAKIRASILLAAPLLVRCGEIILPPPGGDVIGRRRLDTHFLALEQLGAKVTLGEGLLRLSVKEFRGADVFLDEPSVTATENALVAACAASGRTILRNAASEPHVQDLANFLRALGAEISGVGTNCITIEGGRPLGKTEVTHRIGPDHIEVGSFIGLAAVTRSELRIEQAGIEHLRSTRMGFERLGIVCEVDGDDLIVPAKQTLKIQADMGDHVPKLEDQPWPAFPADTMSIAIVTATQCEGLIMMHEKMFESRLFFVDKLIAMGARIVLCDPHRALVSGPSRLRGATLDSPDIRAGMALLIAALCAEGKSVINNVGQIERGYERIDHRLRALGASVERVADRRK, encoded by the coding sequence ACCATCCGCCCTTCGGGGAACAAGAACGCAGCACTTCCGATCGTCGCCGCCGCGCTGATCTCGGACAAACCCGTCCACCTCGAGAATGTCCCGCACATCCGCGACATCGAGACGCTGATGGAGCTCATCGCCTCCGTCGGAGCATCGGTCCAGTGGACCGGCGACAACTCACTGCGAATCGAAGCGAAGGAGCTCACCGCTCGGGACCTCGACGCCGGACTGTGCGCCAAGATCCGCGCATCCATCCTCCTCGCCGCACCGCTGCTCGTGCGCTGCGGCGAGATCATTCTCCCACCCCCCGGCGGCGACGTGATCGGACGACGGCGGCTCGACACGCATTTCCTCGCTCTCGAGCAGCTCGGCGCCAAGGTCACGCTCGGGGAAGGCCTGCTCCGGCTGTCGGTAAAGGAATTCCGTGGCGCCGATGTGTTCCTCGACGAGCCAAGCGTTACGGCGACCGAGAATGCCCTCGTCGCCGCCTGCGCCGCCTCGGGCAGAACGATCCTGCGCAATGCCGCGAGCGAGCCGCACGTTCAGGATCTCGCGAACTTTCTCCGCGCGCTCGGCGCCGAGATCAGCGGCGTCGGAACCAACTGCATCACCATCGAGGGAGGGCGGCCGCTCGGGAAGACCGAGGTCACGCACAGGATCGGTCCCGATCACATCGAGGTCGGCTCGTTCATCGGTCTCGCCGCTGTGACTCGTTCCGAGCTGCGCATCGAGCAGGCGGGGATCGAGCACCTGCGCTCCACGCGCATGGGATTCGAACGGCTCGGCATCGTCTGCGAGGTGGACGGCGACGATCTGATTGTTCCCGCGAAGCAGACACTCAAGATTCAGGCGGACATGGGCGACCACGTGCCGAAGCTGGAAGACCAGCCATGGCCGGCTTTCCCGGCCGACACCATGTCCATCGCGATTGTCACGGCGACGCAGTGCGAAGGGTTGATCATGATGCACGAGAAGATGTTCGAGTCCCGGCTCTTCTTCGTTGACAAGCTCATTGCGATGGGCGCGAGGATCGTGCTGTGCGATCCGCATCGCGCGCTCGTGTCCGGCCCTTCGCGGCTTCGCGGCGCCACTCTCGACTCTCCCGACATCAGAGCCGGCATGGCGCTGCTCATCGCCGCTCTCTGCGCGGAAGGGAAGAGCGTGATTAACAACGTCGGTCAGATCGAGCGCGGCTACGAACGGATCGATCATCGTCTGCGTGCGCTCGGCGCGTCCGTCGAGCGCGTCGCCGACCGGCGCAAGTGA
- the nusA gene encoding transcription termination factor NusA yields the protein MAGSLEILTAIRELTNTKQLDRTELHGLLFDGITAALAKKHGPTVQAEVDIDEDKGTIRIVRLRTVVAEVTDPAREVSLEEARFEDPEFQVGDVLENPVDFAEFGRMAVLAAKQRIIQRVREGERTKIRDEFTSRVGDLLSGEVQQIERGKLVIMLNKFREAEAVIPYREQNHREHFHQGDPLRAVLKRVEETPKGPRLMLSRGDPMFVKALFKLEVPEIQQGIVEIRAAAREVGNRTKIAVFSRDDSVDPVGACVGLKGSRVQAVVNELGGERIDIVPWSADPERFAKLALAPARVARVFSDAATKTIQAVVDEDQLSLAIGRNGQNVRLASELTEWKIELYSSREWMERGSEQQLFAPLPGEGEENVNPRLSEIEGLEPATVAVLEEAGYRTLDDIIDLEREDFLRLAGIAPEEADRLMTIINELTTEDGGGEEVSDAVAAEIPEPPQADSDTPAASATVGSDGGAGDATNATDGESGAKSDAASAPRSKRGEKKGE from the coding sequence ATGGCCGGTTCACTTGAAATCCTGACTGCAATCAGGGAGCTGACGAACACGAAGCAGCTCGACCGCACGGAGCTGCATGGTCTGCTGTTCGACGGCATCACAGCCGCACTCGCGAAGAAACACGGCCCGACGGTTCAGGCCGAAGTGGATATCGACGAGGACAAGGGCACGATCAGAATCGTGCGCCTTCGCACTGTCGTTGCCGAGGTCACCGATCCGGCTCGCGAGGTCTCGCTCGAAGAGGCGCGCTTCGAAGACCCGGAGTTCCAGGTCGGCGACGTTCTCGAGAATCCCGTCGATTTCGCCGAGTTCGGACGCATGGCCGTGCTCGCCGCCAAGCAGCGCATCATCCAGCGCGTGAGGGAAGGCGAGCGGACCAAGATCCGCGACGAGTTCACGAGCCGCGTCGGTGATCTCCTGTCGGGCGAAGTACAGCAGATCGAGCGCGGCAAGCTCGTCATCATGCTGAACAAGTTCCGAGAGGCGGAAGCGGTGATCCCGTACCGCGAGCAGAACCATCGCGAGCATTTCCATCAGGGTGATCCGCTGCGCGCCGTGCTCAAGCGCGTCGAGGAGACTCCTAAGGGACCGCGCCTCATGCTGAGCCGCGGCGACCCGATGTTTGTCAAGGCGCTGTTCAAGCTCGAGGTTCCTGAGATCCAGCAAGGCATCGTCGAGATTCGCGCTGCGGCGCGCGAGGTCGGCAATCGCACCAAGATCGCGGTCTTCTCACGCGACGACTCGGTAGATCCGGTGGGCGCGTGCGTCGGCCTCAAGGGCTCGCGCGTGCAGGCCGTCGTCAACGAGCTGGGCGGTGAGAGAATCGACATCGTGCCGTGGTCCGCGGATCCCGAGCGCTTCGCCAAGCTGGCGCTCGCGCCGGCTCGCGTTGCGCGCGTGTTCAGCGACGCCGCGACGAAGACGATTCAGGCAGTGGTGGACGAGGATCAGCTTTCGCTCGCGATCGGCCGCAACGGTCAGAATGTGCGACTGGCGTCCGAGCTCACCGAGTGGAAGATCGAGCTCTACTCGAGCCGCGAGTGGATGGAGCGCGGCTCCGAACAGCAGCTCTTTGCGCCGCTTCCGGGCGAGGGCGAAGAGAACGTCAACCCGCGCCTCTCCGAGATCGAAGGTCTCGAGCCGGCTACGGTTGCCGTCCTCGAGGAGGCGGGTTACCGCACGCTCGACGACATCATTGATCTCGAGCGCGAGGACTTCCTGCGTCTTGCCGGTATTGCGCCCGAGGAGGCCGATCGGCTGATGACGATCATCAACGAGCTGACGACGGAGGATGGTGGCGGCGAAGAGGTGAGCGACGCTGTGGCGGCGGAGATTCCGGAGCCGCCTCAGGCCGACTCCGATACCCCGGCCGCGAGCGCAACGGTCGGCAGTGACGGTGGAGCGGGAGACGCGACGAACGCCACCGACGGAGAGTCGGGCGCCAAGTCCGATGCCGCTTCCGCGCCGCGCAGCAAGCGCGGAGAGAAAAAGGGCGAATGA
- a CDS encoding ribosomal L7Ae/L30e/S12e/Gadd45 family protein — translation MTDDVAKRKVLGLVGLGLRGRHAVVGVQQVRDAAKRGKLKVALVASDASQNSLDKVSGLLVARGVPVIGELSASELGGVAGREAVAVIGVTNAGLARGIVTAIPPVGEIAGESGKRAARPSGRRDSRR, via the coding sequence ATGACGGACGACGTCGCCAAGCGGAAAGTGCTGGGCCTCGTAGGTCTGGGACTCCGCGGGCGGCATGCCGTTGTTGGAGTACAGCAGGTGAGGGATGCGGCGAAACGGGGCAAGCTCAAAGTTGCGCTTGTGGCGAGCGACGCATCGCAGAATAGTTTGGACAAGGTTTCGGGACTGCTCGTCGCGCGCGGCGTGCCGGTGATCGGAGAGTTGTCTGCTTCCGAGCTCGGCGGCGTGGCCGGACGCGAGGCGGTCGCAGTGATCGGAGTTACGAATGCGGGACTGGCCAGAGGAATCGTTACCGCGATTCCACCGGTCGGAGAAATCGCTGGTGAAAGTGGCAAGCGGGCGGCTCGACCATCGGGCCGTCGGGATTCAAGGAGGTAG
- a CDS encoding polyphenol oxidase family protein, whose product MTAAPGSIPRQDVAEFAGFGIGAFTTTRDAGTFSFSGPDPVGEVMARWTGLQEELSAQARRMVIGRQVQGSNVLTHRGGWEGLLRTGEADGHLAAERGIVLTVSVADCVPIFIAHPSGIVALLHSGWRGTVARIIDAGISAYARLGMPPDELKVHLGPAICGRCYEVSAEVRAQFTGQPVNRPGKVDIRSLIAEHAREIGVTDVSVSSDCTRCDNDRYFSHRAGDTGRQLGVIVAGLW is encoded by the coding sequence ATGACGGCCGCCCCCGGATCCATTCCGCGACAGGACGTTGCTGAATTCGCGGGGTTCGGCATCGGCGCGTTCACGACGACGCGTGATGCGGGAACGTTCAGCTTTTCGGGCCCCGATCCCGTCGGCGAAGTCATGGCGCGATGGACCGGACTGCAGGAGGAGCTGAGCGCCCAGGCCCGCCGCATGGTGATCGGAAGACAGGTGCAAGGCTCGAACGTGCTCACCCACCGCGGAGGATGGGAAGGACTTCTCCGCACGGGAGAGGCGGACGGGCACCTCGCGGCGGAGCGGGGAATCGTGCTCACAGTCTCCGTCGCCGACTGCGTTCCGATTTTCATCGCCCACCCGAGCGGGATAGTCGCCCTTCTCCATTCCGGCTGGCGCGGCACGGTCGCACGGATCATTGACGCCGGCATCAGCGCCTACGCGCGTCTCGGCATGCCCCCCGACGAGCTGAAAGTCCACCTCGGACCGGCGATCTGCGGCCGGTGCTACGAAGTGAGCGCCGAAGTAAGGGCACAGTTCACCGGCCAGCCCGTCAATCGTCCCGGCAAGGTGGACATCCGCTCACTCATCGCCGAGCACGCGAGGGAAATCGGCGTAACCGACGTGAGCGTGAGCTCCGACTGTACCCGCTGCGACAACGACCGATACTTCTCGCACCGTGCGGGCGACACCGGCAGGCAACTAGGGGTGATCGTAGCCGGGCTCTGGTAG